One genomic region from Deltaproteobacteria bacterium PRO3 encodes:
- a CDS encoding class E sortase, which yields MFNVKNFKFEKADSKVVKVLVAVVVVVLMAYFLYPMWPKIQYHIYALVPNSNDLPITLENAITDAAVNDQTIPGSTDNEQTTVGNKLYIPKINVDTAIVEGETLDILNVYEGVWREPASSTPLVSGNMVLAGHRFQYLPPNTNTFYNLEEMQYGDDIYIYWEGRIFWYKVYETLLVNPDQVEVREPDPELVREITLYTCTPLYTSEKRFVVKASLIGYI from the coding sequence ATGTTTAACGTTAAGAATTTTAAATTTGAAAAAGCAGATTCAAAAGTTGTTAAAGTTCTTGTAGCTGTAGTAGTAGTAGTTTTAATGGCTTATTTTCTTTATCCGATGTGGCCGAAGATTCAATATCATATTTATGCTCTGGTCCCAAATAGTAATGATCTTCCAATAACTTTAGAAAATGCAATTACTGATGCTGCGGTAAATGACCAGACAATTCCCGGTAGTACAGATAATGAGCAAACGACAGTAGGTAATAAGTTATATATTCCTAAAATAAATGTAGATACTGCAATTGTTGAAGGAGAAACTTTAGATATTCTGAATGTTTATGAGGGTGTTTGGCGAGAGCCGGCATCTTCAACTCCACTTGTAAGCGGGAATATGGTCTTAGCCGGCCATAGGTTTCAATACCTTCCGCCAAACACCAATACTTTCTACAATTTAGAAGAGATGCAATATGGAGATGATATCTATATATACTGGGAAGGCCGTATTTTTTGGTACAAAGTTTACGAAACTCTTCTAGTTAATCCTGATCAGGTAGAAGTCAGAGAGCCTGATCCAGAATTAGTCCGAGAAATTACTTTATACACCTGTACTCCTTTATATACTTCAGAAAAAAGATTTGTTGTTAAGGCTAGTCTTATTGGATATATTTAA